A region of Sulfurimonas sp. DNA encodes the following proteins:
- a CDS encoding DUF6722 family protein, whose translation MKKLYTETGKYLYDISKIILGLAIITPMIKDEQISILAILIVLIVFSVGAVLIKKGE comes from the coding sequence ATGAAAAAACTGTACACTGAAACAGGTAAATATTTATATGATATATCCAAGATAATTCTGGGTTTAGCAATAATTACACCTATGATAAAAGATGAACAGATAAGTATTTTAGCTATTTTAATAGTACTTATTGTATTTTCAGTAGGTGCTGTTTTGATAAAAAAAGGAGAATGA
- the moaA gene encoding GTP 3',8-cyclase MoaA, which translates to MLIDSYDRVVDYLRVSVTERCNFRCQYCMPEKPFSWVPKENLLSFEELFEFMKIAIDEGVNKIRITGGEPLLREDLDKFINMIYTYKPSIDLAMTTNAYLLKGTAQKLKDAGLKRINVSIDTLKPEVAKDIAQKDVLKNVLAGVEEALKVGLKVKVNMVPMKNVNADEIIDVLEYCKKRSMSIRFIEYMENSFASKEITGLKSDELLNILRTKYEFSDDGFDGSSPSHYFTMKDGYRFGLIEPYEDDFCKQCNRIRLTAEGNLIPCLYFDEAISISKAIKSGDIKAATQVLKEVIRTKPEKNRWGGDDAEVSSRAFYETGG; encoded by the coding sequence ATGTTAATAGATTCTTATGACAGAGTAGTAGACTATTTAAGAGTTTCAGTAACAGAACGATGTAACTTTAGATGCCAGTACTGTATGCCAGAAAAACCATTTTCATGGGTTCCAAAAGAGAACCTACTAAGTTTTGAAGAACTTTTTGAATTCATGAAAATAGCTATAGATGAAGGCGTGAACAAGATTCGCATTACTGGTGGCGAGCCACTTTTACGAGAAGATTTGGATAAGTTTATAAATATGATTTATACTTATAAGCCTAGTATAGATTTAGCAATGACTACAAATGCTTACTTGTTAAAAGGAACGGCACAAAAGTTAAAAGATGCAGGACTTAAGCGCATAAATGTAAGCATCGATACACTAAAACCTGAAGTAGCAAAAGATATTGCACAAAAAGATGTTTTAAAAAATGTACTTGCTGGTGTTGAAGAAGCACTAAAAGTTGGACTAAAAGTTAAAGTAAATATGGTTCCGATGAAAAATGTAAATGCAGATGAAATCATAGATGTTTTAGAGTATTGTAAAAAGCGTTCAATGAGCATAAGATTTATAGAGTATATGGAAAATTCTTTTGCATCTAAAGAGATAACAGGTTTAAAATCTGATGAACTTTTAAATATTTTAAGAACAAAGTATGAGTTTAGCGATGATGGCTTTGATGGCTCTTCTCCTTCTCATTATTTTACAATGAAAGATGGTTATAGATTTGGATTAATCGAGCCTTATGAAGATGACTTTTGTAAACAATGTAACCGCATAAGACTTACAGCAGAGGGTAATCTTATCCCTTGTCTTTACTTTGATGAAGCCATCAGTATTTCAAAGGCTATAAAATCAGGCGATATAAAAGCAGCAACGCAAGTACTTAAGGAAGTTATTAGAACAAAGCCTGAAAAAAATCGCTGGGGTGGAGATGACGCTGAAGTTTCAAGTCGTGCTTTTTATGAAACTGGTGGCTAG
- a CDS encoding 7-carboxy-7-deazaguanine synthase QueE: MLYLVEHFYSIQGEGRYVGSPSVFFRFGGCNLKCEGFGCKETASDGTSILGCDTVYAVNKEHFSKNWIVINQAQELLNILNIYDLPLRPVDIVLTGGEPLLNLNNKIFLEFLQKLHKQGHRVTFETNATISIDFEKYPIYKESVFALSVKLSNSEEKLQKRVKGDVIYSIATNAREAFFKFSIDAESITLGLEEEIESILMHSASTQVYCMPLGGNKEDVEANTPALIEFCKAKGYNFSDRLHIRIWDINKGV; this comes from the coding sequence TTGCTATATTTAGTTGAACATTTTTACTCCATTCAAGGTGAAGGGCGATATGTTGGTTCGCCATCTGTCTTTTTTCGTTTTGGTGGATGCAACCTTAAATGTGAAGGTTTTGGATGCAAAGAAACAGCATCTGATGGAACTTCGATACTTGGTTGCGATACTGTTTATGCAGTAAATAAAGAGCATTTTTCTAAAAACTGGATAGTTATAAATCAAGCACAAGAACTTTTAAATATTTTAAATATTTACGATTTACCTTTACGACCTGTGGATATTGTATTAACAGGAGGAGAGCCTCTTTTAAATTTAAATAATAAAATATTTTTAGAATTTTTGCAAAAACTTCATAAACAAGGTCATAGAGTTACCTTTGAAACAAATGCTACTATAAGCATAGATTTTGAAAAATATCCTATCTATAAAGAGTCTGTTTTTGCTTTGTCTGTAAAACTTTCTAACTCAGAGGAAAAGCTGCAAAAAAGAGTTAAAGGAGATGTTATTTACTCCATAGCTACAAACGCAAGAGAGGCTTTTTTTAAGTTTAGTATAGATGCTGAGTCTATAACTTTAGGGCTTGAAGAAGAGATAGAGAGTATTTTAATGCACTCAGCATCTACGCAAGTATACTGTATGCCTTTGGGTGGTAACAAGGAAGATGTTGAAGCAAATACACCTGCTCTTATAGAATTTTGCAAAGCAAAAGGTTATAATTTTTCTGATAGACTTCATATAAGAATATGGGATATAAATAAAGGAGTTTAA
- a CDS encoding 6-carboxytetrahydropterin synthase: protein MIIRKLFKFENAHIVRGCSTVKCRSSLHGHSYRVELLFESNFLDNGQMVYDFGLMKQNMKALIESFDHSIAIWSGDTQEYKDDMKKHSTRWVELPVSPSCEQFSRVFFVMIDRLLQLTSCVNGEKEVKLNSVIVHETQTGYAQAFNQDAYSKEMGYIQLEDIIFSYEVKNDWVDSKLWEKIKKGDCFINPKEV, encoded by the coding sequence GTGATAATAAGAAAACTTTTTAAATTTGAAAACGCTCATATAGTTCGAGGTTGTTCAACTGTAAAATGTAGGAGTTCTTTGCATGGTCACTCTTATAGAGTAGAACTTCTTTTTGAATCTAACTTTTTAGATAATGGGCAAATGGTTTATGACTTTGGACTTATGAAGCAAAATATGAAAGCTTTAATAGAAAGTTTTGATCATAGCATTGCTATTTGGAGTGGCGATACACAAGAATATAAAGATGATATGAAAAAACATTCCACTCGATGGGTTGAGCTTCCAGTATCTCCCTCATGTGAGCAGTTTTCTCGTGTATTTTTTGTAATGATAGATAGACTTTTACAACTAACATCATGTGTAAATGGTGAAAAAGAAGTCAAGTTAAACAGTGTCATTGTTCACGAAACACAAACAGGTTATGCTCAAGCTTTTAACCAAGATGCTTACTCAAAAGAGATGGGTTATATACAGCTTGAAGATATAATATTTTCATATGAAGTTAAAAATGACTGGGTGGATTCTAAGCTGTGGGAGAAGATAAAAAAAGGTGATTGTTTTATAAATCCTAAAGAAGTCTAA
- a CDS encoding molybdopterin molybdotransferase MoeA → MEVTIKEALEIIYKNSQKKSLKILPIESALGFVLAQDIVASHNLPPYDNSAMDGYAVKSVDTGKCVKVEHTIFAGDNSNEVLENGYAIKIMTGAKIPDGCELIVPKEDTKECENGVELPQNLTLARHIRLCGEDIKSGETLLKSGDKLQAHQVTLLASQGISHVKVYKKPVIALFASGSELKMHFESVEAYQLYNTNTPALSSRALEFGCEVDFIGTAKDTLDDLKQHIKSALNSDLIITSGGVSVGDADYTKEAFGAFGMQTYFDKVQIKPGKPTTFGTINDTLVLNLPGNPLAASLNFELFAQSIILALSGNTAKYINPIDTKMKNAYKLKKGRITLVPGFFDGTSFEACEKFAPGMVSPLASSNSYIMINEDVDFIASGDSVKIISIRWSFTSKEKVNLLTN, encoded by the coding sequence ATGGAAGTTACAATAAAAGAAGCACTTGAAATAATATACAAAAATTCTCAAAAAAAATCATTAAAAATTTTGCCAATAGAATCAGCATTAGGTTTTGTATTAGCTCAAGATATTGTTGCAAGTCATAATCTTCCTCCCTATGATAACTCAGCAATGGACGGCTACGCTGTGAAGAGCGTAGATACTGGTAAGTGTGTAAAAGTTGAACATACTATTTTTGCTGGTGATAACTCAAATGAAGTATTAGAAAATGGCTATGCAATTAAAATCATGACAGGTGCAAAAATTCCTGATGGGTGTGAGCTAATTGTGCCTAAAGAAGACACAAAGGAATGTGAAAATGGAGTAGAGTTACCTCAAAATCTAACTCTTGCTAGACATATAAGACTTTGTGGAGAAGACATTAAAAGTGGCGAAACACTTTTAAAAAGTGGAGACAAGTTACAAGCTCATCAAGTTACTCTTTTAGCATCTCAAGGCATTAGCCATGTAAAAGTATATAAAAAGCCTGTTATTGCTTTATTTGCTTCTGGGAGTGAGCTTAAGATGCATTTTGAGAGTGTAGAAGCTTATCAACTATATAACACAAATACACCTGCACTTTCTTCTAGAGCTTTAGAGTTTGGATGTGAGGTTGATTTTATAGGAACTGCAAAAGATACTTTAGATGATTTAAAACAACATATAAAAAGTGCTTTAAATAGTGACCTTATCATCACTTCTGGTGGAGTTAGTGTTGGAGATGCTGACTATACAAAAGAGGCTTTTGGTGCTTTTGGTATGCAAACATATTTTGACAAAGTACAAATCAAACCTGGGAAACCTACGACTTTTGGAACTATTAATGATACTTTAGTTCTAAATCTTCCTGGTAATCCACTTGCTGCATCTTTAAATTTTGAACTTTTTGCTCAAAGTATTATTTTAGCACTTAGCGGTAACACAGCTAAATATATAAATCCAATAGATACAAAGATGAAGAATGCCTATAAACTTAAAAAAGGACGCATAACTTTAGTACCTGGTTTTTTTGATGGAACAAGTTTTGAAGCATGTGAAAAGTTTGCTCCAGGAATGGTTAGTCCATTAGCATCTTCAAACTCATATATCATGATAAATGAAGATGTTGACTTTATCGCATCTGGAGATAGTGTGAAAATCATTTCTATTAGATGGAGTTTTACTTCTAAAGAAAAAGTGAATTTACTTACAAACTAA
- a CDS encoding 16S rRNA (uracil(1498)-N(3))-methyltransferase yields MDLIYILNAEASKDSFVVKGELHKYLVKVRRHTLGDRLDFRNPNEMKSLYNYEIVELDAKRVTLSLVNSKEKEVKAKKSLHLAWCVIDAKSIEKVLPSLSEIGVDKISFISCDRSQKNFKLDFDRFYRILEASMQQSGRSSFVELDKYKNIKVFLEKFPDTKVFDFCEKTLTQTSDFKRVLVGCEGGFSDNERELFQTQDTFRLDTPMVLRSESAVVAIASKIIL; encoded by the coding sequence GTGGATTTGATATATATCTTAAATGCTGAGGCTTCAAAAGATAGTTTTGTTGTTAAAGGGGAACTTCATAAGTACCTTGTAAAAGTTCGTCGTCATACTCTTGGAGATAGGCTTGACTTTAGAAATCCAAATGAAATGAAGAGTTTATATAATTATGAGATAGTAGAGTTAGATGCTAAAAGGGTTACATTAAGCCTAGTAAACTCTAAAGAAAAAGAAGTAAAAGCTAAAAAAAGTCTGCATCTAGCTTGGTGTGTGATAGATGCCAAGTCCATAGAAAAAGTTTTACCAAGTTTAAGTGAGATTGGAGTGGATAAAATTTCTTTTATATCTTGTGATAGAAGTCAAAAAAATTTCAAGTTAGATTTTGATAGATTCTATAGAATTTTAGAAGCATCTATGCAACAATCTGGAAGAAGTAGTTTTGTAGAACTTGACAAATATAAAAATATAAAAGTTTTTTTAGAAAAATTTCCAGATACAAAAGTTTTTGATTTTTGTGAAAAAACTTTAACACAAACAAGTGATTTTAAAAGAGTTTTAGTAGGCTGTGAGGGTGGTTTTTCTGATAATGAGAGAGAACTTTTTCAGACCCAAGATACTTTTAGACTTGATACTCCAATGGTTCTTCGCTCTGAAAGTGCTGTTGTGGCAATAGCAAGTAAGATAATATTGTAA
- the rpmE gene encoding 50S ribosomal protein L31 yields MKKDLHPNLVTCSVTCACGNTFETKSQQDAMRIDICNECHPFFTGSERMVDTAGRIEKFNARYAKK; encoded by the coding sequence ATGAAAAAAGATCTTCACCCTAATTTAGTAACTTGTTCTGTAACTTGTGCATGCGGAAACACTTTTGAAACAAAAAGTCAACAAGACGCAATGCGTATCGATATTTGTAATGAATGTCACCCATTTTTCACAGGTTCTGAAAGAATGGTAGATACAGCTGGTAGAATTGAGAAGTTTAACGCGCGTTACGCTAAAAAATAG
- the rsmI gene encoding 16S rRNA (cytidine(1402)-2'-O)-methyltransferase, with protein MLTLVPTPIGNIGDISLRAIEVLSEADVLLCEDTRVTKKLIHILKERYNTIFKENQKFISLHSHNEKAFIENLEISFFDENVVYASDAGMPGISDPGQLLVEYAQNNGVEYDVFPGANALLTAFVASGFVETKMLFWGFLPHKGQNRVASLQGALYSGFTTILYESPHRLEKLLLEIEKEQSERKIFLAKELTKKFQNYFYGTAGEILRTIDGNFRGEWVVVIKADVAQNSSAVSQSDILELDLPKKVQAKLICKITGENSKSCYQRLLKL; from the coding sequence TTGTTAACATTAGTTCCAACTCCGATTGGAAATATTGGCGATATATCGCTTAGAGCTATTGAAGTTTTAAGCGAAGCGGATGTTCTACTTTGCGAAGATACTCGCGTTACAAAAAAACTTATACACATTTTAAAAGAACGCTACAACACAATCTTTAAAGAAAATCAAAAATTTATCTCTCTTCATTCACATAATGAAAAAGCTTTTATAGAAAATTTAGAAATATCTTTTTTTGATGAAAATGTAGTTTATGCTTCAGATGCTGGGATGCCAGGTATAAGTGACCCAGGACAACTTTTGGTAGAGTATGCACAAAACAATGGTGTTGAGTATGATGTCTTTCCTGGAGCAAATGCACTTTTAACTGCTTTTGTAGCAAGTGGTTTTGTTGAGACAAAGATGCTCTTTTGGGGATTCTTGCCTCATAAAGGTCAAAATAGAGTTGCTTCACTTCAAGGTGCATTGTATAGTGGTTTTACAACCATACTTTATGAATCTCCGCATCGCTTAGAAAAACTTTTGTTAGAGATAGAAAAAGAACAGAGTGAAAGAAAAATATTTTTAGCAAAAGAGTTAACCAAAAAATTTCAAAACTATTTTTACGGAACTGCTGGCGAGATTTTAAGAACCATAGATGGTAATTTTAGAGGAGAGTGGGTAGTGGTTATAAAAGCTGATGTTGCTCAAAATAGCAGTGCCGTTTCTCAGAGTGATATACTAGAACTTGACCTTCCAAAAAAAGTTCAAGCAAAGCTCATCTGCAAAATAACAGGCGAAAACAGTAAATCTTGCTATCAAAGACTGTTAAAACTTTAA
- the rlmB gene encoding 23S rRNA (guanosine(2251)-2'-O)-methyltransferase RlmB has product MLIYAKQPINYIIKNYPNKIKTLYLAKEIEKKEYSRLMKMNFEVKRIPSDAAGKMCKNASHQGILAEVDDYIPHSMNSFLDKNFVLILSGLTDVGNIGAIVRTAYAMGVDGIVVSGIKNLNLEPILRTSTGALFDMPLAIEHNIYDVINDLKTSGFCVYGADMKGHDIRNTKIKEKRVLVLGSEGEGLSSRIISKLDEVVSIKMSHEFDSLNVSVAGAILMDRMRI; this is encoded by the coding sequence ATGTTAATTTATGCAAAACAACCAATCAATTATATAATAAAAAATTATCCAAATAAAATAAAAACTTTGTACCTCGCAAAAGAGATAGAAAAAAAAGAATACTCTAGATTAATGAAGATGAATTTTGAAGTTAAGCGTATCCCCTCAGATGCTGCAGGCAAAATGTGTAAAAATGCTTCTCATCAAGGAATCTTGGCGGAAGTTGATGATTATATTCCACACTCAATGAATTCATTTTTAGATAAAAATTTTGTGCTAATACTTTCAGGATTAACGGATGTTGGCAATATAGGTGCTATTGTGAGAACAGCTTACGCTATGGGCGTTGATGGAATCGTTGTAAGTGGTATAAAGAATTTAAATCTTGAACCTATTTTAAGAACAAGCACAGGAGCATTATTTGATATGCCTTTGGCAATTGAGCATAATATTTATGATGTTATAAACGATTTAAAAACATCTGGTTTTTGCGTTTATGGTGCAGATATGAAGGGACATGATATCAGGAATACAAAGATAAAAGAAAAAAGAGTCTTAGTTTTAGGAAGTGAAGGAGAAGGTTTGAGTTCTCGTATAATTTCTAAATTAGATGAGGTTGTTAGTATAAAAATGTCACATGAGTTTGACTCTTTAAATGTTAGTGTGGCAGGAGCTATTTTGATGGATAGGATGAGAATATGA
- a CDS encoding LL-diaminopimelate aminotransferase gives MFDEIQFDKMKRLPKYVFAEVNDLKMQERRAGADVIDFSMGNPDGDTPEHIREKLVESAQKTKTHGYSTSKGIPKLLKAIADWYKRRYDCDLNPMTECVATMGSKEGYAHLTYAITNPGDVAVVPDPTYPIHEYAFILAGGNVVKFGIEFDEHYRVDEDKFFQDLERVFKESSPKPKYVLVNFPHNPTTATVTQEFYVRLVAMAKEKRFYIISDIAYGDITFDGYVTPSIMSVEGAKDVAVESFTLSKSYNMAGWRVGFFVGNEKLIGALQKIKSWLDYGMFTPIQVAATVALNGDQQCVRDITAKYNHRQEVLIEAFDRAGWHLKKNEASMFVWAKLPKCTQHLGSLEFSKRLLMEAGVCVSPGIGFGAYGENYVRIALIENDNRIRQAARNIKEFLKQFEEEK, from the coding sequence ATGTTTGATGAAATACAATTTGATAAAATGAAAAGACTACCAAAGTATGTTTTTGCTGAGGTAAATGACCTTAAAATGCAAGAGAGAAGAGCCGGTGCAGATGTAATCGATTTTTCTATGGGCAACCCAGATGGAGATACTCCTGAGCATATAAGAGAAAAACTTGTAGAATCTGCTCAAAAAACAAAGACTCATGGTTACTCGACCTCAAAAGGTATCCCTAAACTCTTAAAAGCTATTGCTGATTGGTATAAAAGAAGATATGACTGTGATTTAAATCCAATGACCGAGTGTGTTGCAACAATGGGCTCAAAAGAAGGTTACGCTCATCTTACTTACGCAATAACTAATCCTGGTGATGTAGCTGTTGTTCCCGACCCAACTTATCCTATCCATGAATACGCTTTTATCTTAGCAGGTGGAAATGTTGTTAAGTTTGGAATAGAATTTGATGAACATTATAGAGTAGATGAAGATAAATTTTTTCAAGATTTAGAACGTGTATTTAAAGAAAGCTCTCCTAAACCAAAATATGTTTTAGTAAACTTTCCTCACAATCCAACAACAGCAACTGTAACTCAAGAATTTTATGTTCGTTTAGTTGCTATGGCAAAAGAAAAAAGATTTTATATAATTTCAGATATAGCTTATGGCGATATAACTTTTGATGGTTATGTGACTCCATCAATAATGAGCGTTGAAGGTGCAAAAGATGTAGCAGTTGAGAGTTTTACTCTTTCAAAGTCATACAATATGGCTGGTTGGAGAGTTGGCTTTTTTGTTGGAAATGAAAAACTTATTGGTGCTTTGCAAAAAATAAAATCATGGTTAGATTATGGAATGTTTACTCCGATTCAAGTTGCTGCAACTGTTGCACTAAATGGTGATCAGCAATGTGTTAGAGATATTACAGCAAAATATAACCATCGCCAAGAAGTGTTGATAGAAGCCTTTGATAGAGCTGGTTGGCATCTAAAGAAAAATGAAGCTAGTATGTTTGTTTGGGCAAAGTTACCTAAATGTACCCAGCATCTAGGAAGTCTAGAGTTTTCAAAAAGACTTCTGATGGAAGCAGGTGTTTGTGTTTCTCCTGGAATAGGGTTTGGTGCTTATGGTGAAAACTATGTTCGTATAGCTTTGATTGAAAATGATAACAGAATCCGTCAAGCAGCTAGAAATATAAAAGAATTTTTAAAACAGTTTGAAGAGGAAAAATAG
- a CDS encoding AAA family ATPase → MKLRVENLAKIKEAEVEVKNLTLFVGQNSTHKSYMAHVIYEFYKEVSNLKDNYGIFSRFGAFISKKVQQQYKNEIEYLLSLRRELTEEIEERQIDVDEWQDEEYTRLKIFINKEDEKLVVFFNDILDLLLTELTKKINNSFNVDKEILKNLYIENMMKILDREFLSIAFSTPLSHFEEEHEEVSYKIINNIVNFFLDNLHKKLNNYHSSYYFPASRTGFVLTLDEIYAGIFRDKFRGQVSATRLGEPTIDFIQTFADIKTGKINEKNLFSFFSIDKKNSATSEKLISFLENNIIKGKIKEQKNEQDYTNYYLSVNGIDLELHLASSATLETLPFIVFLRNIEKLSKTIFVIEEPEAHLHPKAQIQMAKFIIMLSNAGAKVLVTTHSDYILNEINNCIKLNSLEEKNEFAISKDDVSAYLFKNEENETTVKALDIDKFGIANDNFDEVLDELLDKSSELSERILDND, encoded by the coding sequence ATGAAACTTAGAGTAGAAAATCTTGCAAAAATAAAAGAAGCAGAAGTAGAAGTAAAAAACCTAACTCTTTTTGTTGGGCAAAATTCTACTCATAAAAGTTATATGGCTCATGTTATTTATGAGTTTTATAAAGAAGTATCTAATTTAAAAGACAATTATGGGATATTTTCTAGATTTGGAGCATTTATTTCTAAAAAAGTTCAACAGCAATATAAAAATGAAATTGAATACTTATTGTCTTTAAGAAGAGAGTTGACAGAAGAAATAGAAGAACGACAAATTGATGTGGATGAATGGCAAGATGAAGAGTACACAAGACTAAAGATATTTATAAATAAAGAAGATGAAAAATTAGTTGTTTTTTTTAATGATATACTTGATTTATTACTAACGGAATTAACTAAAAAAATTAATAATAGTTTTAATGTTGATAAAGAAATTTTAAAAAATTTATATATAGAGAATATGATGAAAATTTTGGATAGAGAATTTTTGTCTATTGCTTTTTCAACTCCTTTATCTCATTTTGAAGAAGAGCATGAAGAAGTTAGTTATAAAATAATTAATAATATAGTGAATTTCTTTTTAGATAATTTACATAAAAAATTAAATAATTATCATTCGTCATATTATTTTCCTGCTTCGAGAACAGGTTTTGTTTTAACTTTAGATGAAATATATGCTGGAATATTTAGAGATAAGTTTAGAGGTCAAGTAAGTGCAACAAGGTTAGGCGAACCAACTATTGACTTTATACAAACTTTTGCAGATATTAAAACAGGAAAAATTAACGAAAAAAATCTTTTTTCTTTTTTTAGTATAGATAAAAAAAATAGTGCAACTAGTGAAAAACTAATTAGTTTTCTTGAAAACAACATTATTAAGGGAAAAATAAAAGAGCAAAAAAATGAACAAGATTATACTAATTATTATCTTAGTGTCAACGGAATAGATTTAGAATTACACTTAGCATCATCTGCAACTTTAGAGACATTACCATTTATAGTTTTTTTAAGAAATATAGAAAAATTATCAAAAACAATTTTTGTAATTGAAGAACCAGAAGCACACTTACACCCTAAAGCACAAATTCAAATGGCTAAATTTATCATTATGTTATCAAATGCTGGTGCTAAAGTTTTGGTTACAACTCATAGTGATTATATTTTAAATGAAATAAACAATTGTATTAAACTTAATTCATTAGAAGAAAAAAATGAATTTGCTATTTCAAAAGATGATGTTTCAGCTTATTTATTTAAGAATGAAGAAAATGAGACAACAGTTAAAGCACTTGATATAGATAAATTTGGAATAGCGAATGATAACTTTGATGAAGTCCTTGATGAACTATTAGATAAAAGTAGTGAACTTAGTGAGAGAATATTAGATAATGATTGA
- a CDS encoding homoserine dehydrogenase, translating into MVKVGIIGVGTVGTSVAKILKENADIISARAGQEIIVKSGVVRNLKKDRGLDIKLTDNVDDILNDEEIDVVVELMGGVEEPFEIVKRALKSGKAVVTANKALLAYHRYELQAIAKDIAFEYEASVAGGIPIINALRDGLSANHIESIVGIMNGTCNYMMTKMTNDGVDYDSILKEAQDLGYAEADPSFDVGGYDAAHKLLILASIAYGIDAKPEDILIEGIQNVSQDDIAFAKEFGYAIKLLGIAKKDANEVELRVHACLISKDEMIAKIDGVMNAISVVGDKVGETLYYGPGAGGDATASAVVANIIDIARSGKSAPMLGFDKAFDGKLTLKATDDINSKYYLRINVSDKAGVLAKITKIFEDNNISIETMLQRPSLASSANLLISTHIALEKDIQKMIKDMEALEFVNSTPVMIRIV; encoded by the coding sequence ATGGTAAAAGTTGGAATAATCGGTGTTGGAACTGTTGGAACAAGTGTAGCTAAAATACTAAAAGAAAATGCTGATATTATTTCTGCTCGTGCAGGACAAGAGATAATTGTAAAAAGTGGAGTCGTTAGAAACCTAAAAAAAGATAGAGGTTTAGACATCAAACTTACAGATAATGTAGATGATATTTTAAATGATGAAGAGATTGATGTAGTAGTAGAGCTTATGGGTGGAGTTGAAGAGCCATTTGAAATCGTAAAACGAGCATTAAAAAGCGGTAAAGCAGTTGTAACTGCGAACAAAGCACTTTTAGCATATCATCGTTATGAATTACAAGCAATAGCTAAAGATATAGCTTTTGAGTATGAAGCATCTGTTGCTGGAGGCATTCCAATCATCAATGCTCTTAGAGATGGTTTATCTGCAAATCATATAGAGTCAATTGTTGGAATCATGAATGGAACTTGTAACTATATGATGACTAAGATGACAAATGATGGTGTTGATTATGACTCTATCTTAAAAGAAGCACAAGATTTAGGTTATGCAGAAGCTGACCCTTCGTTTGATGTTGGTGGTTACGACGCTGCTCATAAACTTCTTATCTTAGCATCTATTGCTTATGGCATAGATGCTAAACCTGAAGATATCTTAATAGAAGGCATTCAAAATGTGAGTCAAGATGACATAGCCTTTGCTAAAGAGTTTGGTTATGCCATAAAACTTTTAGGAATCGCAAAAAAAGATGCTAATGAAGTAGAGCTTAGAGTTCATGCTTGTTTGATTAGTAAAGATGAAATGATAGCAAAAATAGATGGTGTTATGAACGCTATTAGTGTTGTTGGCGATAAAGTTGGCGAAACGCTGTATTATGGACCAGGAGCTGGTGGAGATGCAACTGCAAGCGCGGTTGTTGCAAATATTATAGATATAGCAAGAAGTGGAAAGTCTGCTCCGATGCTAGGCTTTGATAAGGCTTTTGATGGTAAGCTTACCTTAAAAGCGACAGATGATATAAACTCAAAATACTACCTTCGTATAAATGTTTCGGATAAGGCAGGAGTTCTAGCAAAAATTACTAAAATATTTGAAGATAATAATATTTCAATAGAAACGATGCTTCAGCGCCCATCTTTAGCATCTTCTGCAAACTTACTGATTTCTACTCATATTGCATTAGAAAAAGATATTCAAAAAATGATAAAAGATATGGAAGCTTTAGAGTTTGTAAACTCAACTCCTGTAATGATTAGAATAGTTTAA